One Elusimicrobiaceae bacterium genomic window, CAGCCCCAACACTATCGAGGCCTGCATGGCCAGCTGCTGCTGCCGGGTGACAATGGAAATCAAAAGCCCCTGGCCCAGCATCGCCACCACAAACACAAACGCCGCGAACGAGTACACCAGTCCGCTTCCGGCGAACGGAATATGAAACGCCAGCCGCGCGAACAGATACACAAAAGCCGTGGCGCCCAGCGCAAGCACAACGTAAGGCGCGAGTTTTCCGGCCACGATTTCCGCCGGATGAACCGGCGTGGACAGGAGCAGTTCCATAGAACCGTTCTCCCACTCGCGCGCCACGGTCAACGCCGTCAGCAGGGTGCATAACAGCCCGATAATCAGCACCGCCAGGCCCGGCACCACGAACCAGCTGGTGTCCAGCTCCGGATTAAACAGAAACCGCGTATGCAGTTCAACCGGTCCGGCCGGCGCGCCTCCGTAAAACCCGGCCTGCGCCGCGGCGGCGAGTCCGGCGGCGTAACTGGCCACCACGCCGGTTTTGGAATTGTCGGTTCCGTCAAGCAGCAGCTGCGCGCGCGCGGGCCGCCCGGCCGCTATGGCTTTCCCGAAACGCGGATTGATAACCAGCGCGCAGTAGGCGCGGTCATTATCCAGCCAGTAAACCGGATCTTCATGCTCCGACAGCTCGGTAATCCTGAAATATCCGGACGACGTAAAATACCGCTTCAGCTGGCGCGAAGCGGGCGTTCTGTCAAAATCCATCACCGCCACGCTGATATCACGATAGTTAAAATCAATCACGAACCCGAAAAAAACAACCAGTATCACCGGCAGCAGCGCGGCCAGCGCCAGGGTAAACGGATCGCGCAGGAGATGCTTGATCTCCTTTTTCGCTATTGAAGCCGCCCGCCGCGGCGAGAACGAATCCGTCATTTCCGTTCTCCCTCCGCGGAGCCGATAACCTTCAAAAACACGTCCTCGAGCGAAGGCTGAACCTGTTTGATCGAAACCGCCGCGCCGCTGCCGGAAAACCTCCGCCACTGCGCGAAATCGGAAACCTGCAAATGCCACTTCATGCCGTAAGGCGCGGCGTACCCGGCGCGGTTAAGCGTTTCGAGCGCGGCCGGGCCGGCGTCCCTGCGCAGAACGATCTCGTAAAGCCCGTCGGGATAACTGGCCCGCTTCAGCGCGGCGGGACTGTCGAGCGCGGCAATACGGCCGGCGTGCATCAGCGCGATCCGGCCGCACTCCTCGGCCTCGTCCATATAATGCGTGGTGACAAAAACCGTCCTGCCCGCCGCCGCCAGCGCGCGTA contains:
- a CDS encoding ABC transporter permease; translated protein: MTDSFSPRRAASIAKKEIKHLLRDPFTLALAALLPVILVVFFGFVIDFNYRDISVAVMDFDRTPASRQLKRYFTSSGYFRITELSEHEDPVYWLDNDRAYCALVINPRFGKAIAAGRPARAQLLLDGTDNSKTGVVASYAAGLAAAAQAGFYGGAPAGPVELHTRFLFNPELDTSWFVVPGLAVLIIGLLCTLLTALTVAREWENGSMELLLSTPVHPAEIVAGKLAPYVVLALGATAFVYLFARLAFHIPFAGSGLVYSFAAFVFVVAMLGQGLLISIVTRQQQLAMQASIVLGLLPPMMLSGFIFPVESMPVFFRYLTGILPARWFMEISRSQYLRGTAAADLLVPLGMLCLLALFLVVRSGLSFKTDLEQDAE